The following nucleotide sequence is from Mytilus trossulus isolate FHL-02 chromosome 9, PNRI_Mtr1.1.1.hap1, whole genome shotgun sequence.
caaatttgacaaattgatGCTGAAGATCTTGCACAACTTGTAATAAACTGTCAAGTATCGTAGCAGTTTTGGTTTCAAAACAGTattcagacatatttttttatgaaaagtcTCAAATTCAACTAAACAGcaagtatatgtatatatttaaatctgACGCAGCTAACCATCTTTTCCAATTGGactgaacaatttattaaaatattataatttgtgactttgtaaataaacttttgTGACTTTTGgtgtagataaaaaaaagatttatttagaAACTAATGAATTATAAAGACACTTTTATAACTGAATGTCATTGTTTTGTCATTGTACCTATATGTTAAATAAATCAATTGGattgatattaaatttaaaaaaaaaatgtttttataattataaacctAAGTTGGAACAGTATATTAAATTGTATGCacattaaactttttttcttcttttttttcttttttttttaataattatagatAATAGCTCAGACATGACATAAGCAAATAAAATGATACTGTGACAAATATCAGACGAGAACGGATTGtaacatttgatttataatcTTTTAGAATTTGAGTGTTGTATTgtatttgacaaagtattttttcatattgtgCTGTATCGATTTCATTGTTTATTGTGttacttttgtgtataataaTAAACTACCAATagatcaatttaaattttacgCGAGTTGTAAATATGTGCTGAATTGCATTGTTTACAAAGTTAACCAAAAGGTTTTCAACTTAGTGCTCGGGACAAGTCCCTCGCTCCTAATTTTATAGTTTACGTATTTTCGTAGACTAACCTAGACGCATATGTTGTGCAATTTAGTGATCGCAGCAAGCACTTCGCTCTAATGTCATAGTACATTTCTTTTTGTAGGCTACACGATAcataaaattttctttatctttacAGGTAGCTCTGCTGGGAACATAGTCGGACAAGTAGGATAATTTGCAAACTTTAACCAATGATTTCTTGATTAGTATTAATCAagaatttgtttcattttcaattgcATGGCTTCCTATTTTAGGTATTCTATATACGGATAAGTCTTGGTGTTGTGAGGACTTGCATATGATTTGGGAATTTTTAATAATAGTCTGTTATAGACCTTACATGACACAATGATTCATTGGAATGgtagaaatatataatttcaaaaaggaattaagttttctgttttaatttttgaaatgagtattagttttaaaaatggatATATTAACATGAGTTTTGGTAAGCGTATTCGCTAAATATTaggatatatttttattaatccTTTTTTCATATTCCTCTTTTTTGCATTGATTTTTTCATATATGTTGTTCGTTTTTCTGATAAACATAAATCAGAACATGCAGTTTAAAgacaatagaaaataataattatcaaaccGATGATTGCAGAAATGGATGAATTATAAATCCTTTTTTCCGTAATTCCTGTGTTGGTacctgaaaaaagaaaatgatacaaatataatattattttttacgaAGCACagtatctttgatttttttacttgatatttGCCCGATAAACATGATTGACATTAACATTATAAACTGTTAAGATCAAATGTAATGTACTATGCTTGATATTCTGTCGaatcaaataatattgtaattttgcatttaaagGCCGAGTAACAAAAAATACCTACAGTAAATACTGTTTCTCTCTTTCAACGTTTGATTTGATGTGTGGAAACCATAAGCACAGGTATATATAAAACTGATGTCACTTTTGTTCAATTTCCTTAAAATCAGCCTGAACCCATCAGAATGCACAATTTCTGTGAACTTTTCAGGAAAGGCAGATACTCCTTCTAAAATCAACACAGTTTCTGTCTTATTTACTGTGCGAGACCATCGTCTAGTGTTGTAACAACAATCATTAAATTCTGATGCATTGCAGAACATATTGACATCATATCCCAAGAACACTGGTGTAACTGCTTCCAAAGacactgtaataaaaaaaaatgggtaaaTGTCACCAACAAAATTAGATTCATTTGCTAGTTCTGATAACGTAACGATTGCTCTccttttattcttattattcTGTGCCCGTGGCACATTTTGAAAAGTCCTGATGTGTTCAATCAATATAAGTGctttgaaaaagtgtccaaatcATTTGGACAATCCAAGGCTTTAATTTGATCCCAATAAgctctttcaaattaaaattccgAATGTGTCATTGTTAAAAACTGATTTTCAACGTATCAAAAATTGTCGTTACagttttaaataaactaaagTTAGTCAAAATATTGTCAACTTGCCACTGACAATCATGTCTTACATATAtgataatcaaaactgtattcATAATACATGCAATTACGATATAACTAATTCAACTTAATTCATTTATAAGATaaaccaaggaggttatattagAAGGAGAGTGAACACTCTGCTTGATACAAAATTAGCATCCCCAGGATAGCAGTTCGATCagagaaaaatgataaaattataaagaaaccgACATGTTTATCACCCACTTGACATGGCCCTCTGATGTACCGGGCTGTTACCGCGAGTAGTTCGGACTATTAGATAAATCACATGTGTCACGTGATTGTTATCAGTGACTGGGTCATTAAAGTTCAGGTGTATTTTTAGTTACAGTGCAGTGCATAGGtgtttatgattttgaaaaagatttgACGGGCAATTTAAAAATCAACCGTCTGTCTACGgtgaaaaaagataaagaaatgaCAAAGTTATGAGGGTTTAAAGGAAAGTTAGTGAGCGATTTTTATTCAACACTACATTGCTTTAAACAAAGATATTTGCTTCACCGGTCAATTCCTGCTTATGAGAATTGGCAGGTAATAATCATAGAAAATATACGAATATGCAAAGTACTTTAGTTACGGTGACCGGTAACGACCGGAAGGGATATTTGCAATTGAAACATAGAGAAATTTATCGGAAACAACGTAAAAGTGACTTTCTGTTATGACTGTTGATATTAACATTGACGTCAATGAGACGGATATTCGTTTTATTTCTATTGGTAATAAGTAtacttttaacataaaattttaatttttaattacttaataaaaaatatcacaaaaaactgattaacatttcaataattgtatatcCGGTCAGTTTATGACACCTCGGGTGTTTCCGTTCTTACTCGGGTATGTAATTAGGACAAAATCTCCCTCTGTGACAGAGTCGATCTCAACTAATTAACACCCACTTACAGAAAAGTCGGTAACATTTTATGTGTAATTATCGTCTTTCGTCCTCTCTCCTTctaatataacctccttggATAAACCAATATAATGAAACAGATGtgattatttatctattttccATAAAAGAATTATTGCATCAGTCGGACCCGTATCTTGCTTCCGGCTAAATAACATCACGTGACTCTTCAGTCTGACATTTAACTAGCAGCTCGTGTTGATTAGTCACGCCTGGTAAACCATCTAATCTCAACCAAAATGTTGCCATCTAATCTCAACCAAAATGTTGAGACGGAAAAAAAGTATTCTGGCACTTCTAGTTGAGCTTTACTGGTTCAAAATAATAGAGCATgaaatgaaagaattatttcgactctaataggacaaatacataatttttataggtcgaagcgCACGAAAATATCGTTaaaatgtttggcttttccCGTTTCCTCCCTGAGGAGTATGtgcattatattttataaaaactacgagcagggtaaatatatgttgtcttataaaaatatacgataaaagtttattttagctgcttaaatgtatatatttaaaaggataacgGTGAGATTAGCGTTAATATACACAGTAAGTTcatgcgcatgtgtcaaacatattttgtgctcattagaacacgactttgtttacaaagcgtaataaggacgtcatataaGAATTTACATTCCAGCGGCGATAAGtacctgtcagatttgcttttaCAGTTACAGGTTTCAGATATATGCCAAAAActgtaagtttttaaaattagacTCCCTTACTAAATGTCACAGTAGTTCTATCTAGATATAGATTGTGTAAAACGTTTACGATTACAAATGACACCGAGTAAGGAAAAATACTCACATTGCCGTGCTTTTTTGAGGgctaaaaatgcatattatacaCCTAAATTACCTGTTTGAAAACAGCCCACAGAAAATTTCAAAGCAAAAATGAATAACGGTATAGTCAACCAACttgtcatttctttaaatctgtaaaacaaaatatagatattaaaattttgacatttttaattatcatttttctcaaatatcTACAGTATCATGAGTATTTAAATAATATGCAACAAGCATGCCATCAGTTCACTCTACGAAATATTTTCGAACAATAATGTcaaatgtataaatgaaaaaagtaaaaaaaaaggtctttccaccaaaatcaatgtattttaatatgaaagttttaaaattaagtttaaaatgtcatttcaatcgtcaaatgatagttTGGTGTACgctgatttcaaaaatataagtttctaaacaatattttttaaataagggagataatttgttacttccggtttgaaaaatgttacttccgatataatttgaatatttaattgacactgattcccaaaatatctggttctatatacatttatattaataaagtacaaaaaaataactacttccggtttacacaaggtcacttcagggtttttttcaaggttaaatggtttgataccttttgccaaaagtctcatggctttatcatgtatacatatgaggtaaaagcaaaggtcaaaatctagaacgtcaaattaagctatgaccttgagatcaatttcaaggtcataaaccaaagacctcaaataaaaagaccataggtcttaattatatttggttaatgggttatatcaccatacgcgtatttttaaatacaagaggggagaacactcccttttacgttcaacgtacccttgttttcaaaatttacgtgttacgacatgtcgcaactaacaattaagaaaatttaatttgtcaatatcttataCTGTTTCTGGAAATGAGTGGAaaataccaaattaaaaaaCTAGAATATAACCTTGACTTTTGACCTTgacttaattttcattttttttttggaccaagagcctcaaatcaaaagatactaggtctctatcacttatggtttacaaaataaaaatgcatatcactcatatcaaatgcataaggggaaataactctcatatggagcgttcatatcgcttaggtcaaaataggacaattATTGCGAAGGACATAAcgatcaattttataaaataaatttgtcgtaatcttttacagttgcgaaggagtagtggacACATCGAAAACattgtttggggagataactcctacaaagaataGTATTcggttacgcagggtaaatttgaaaagcgcataaactgttcgatatcatataccaaatatctaagcgacatattgcgaaacaaatatttatcgcacgaacaaaattaggcgaaaaaaaaaataataatcagaagaaaaacaataagtctttctacagaaaagtggaaagacctaataatcagaaaaaaaacaataggtctttccacagaaaagtggaaagacctaataaatatcaataattaaattttggatgtaacgcgtttACTTATCGACTAACgtctttttatttatcatattgaaATAACTGGAACAAATATAGACTCTCCTGACAAGAGCtcgataatttaaaaataataattaatgttTACCGACATTTTCGTGCAAACTTATTTCtgacctctttttttttttttttttatcaaagttgaCATTAttggaaataatttgaaaaaaaagaacctGATTGGTTGTTTAATTCCTTTTATGACGTCACCTTGGGTCATGCTTgattcacattaaaaaaatatgccaaaTTTAAATACAACTTGACCAGTTCTCGATAATGTTAATAAAACCtcagaataaaaagtaaaattaaaattaaaaaccaattgttcagcgaacaattgaaggtctttccaccaaaaacagtattttcatatgaaaactgtaaaattaagtttaaaatgtcatttcaatcgtcaagcgatagcttattgtacgctgatcccaaaaatatatggtttctaaaaaatattttttgaaaaagggtgataatttgttacttccggtttgaaaaatgttacttccgatatTATTGgaatatttaattgacactgattccaaaaatatctggttctatataatttcattttaataaagtacaaaaagtaGCTACTTtcggtttacacaaggtcatTTCAggttttttcaaggttaaatggtttgataccttttgcaaaaagtctcatggctttatcatgtatacatatgaggtaaaagcaaaggtcaaaatctagaacgtcaaattaagctatgaccttgagatcaatttcaaggtcataaaccaaagacctcaaataaaaagaccataggtcttaattatatttggttaatgggttatatcaccatacgcgtatttttaaatacaagaggggagaacactcccttttacgttcaacgtacccttgttttaaaaatttacgtgttacgacatgtcgcaactaacaattaagaaaatttaatttgtcaatatcttataCTGTTTCTGGAAATGAGTGGAaaataccaaattaaaaaaCTAGAATATAACCTTGACTTTTGACCTTgacttaattttcattttttttctggaccaataacctcaaatcaaaagatactaggtctctatcacttatggtttacaaaataaaaatgcatatcactcatatcaaatgcataaggggaaataactctcatatggagcgttcatatcgcttaggtcaaaataggacaaatatTGCGAAGGACATAAcgatcaattttataaaataaatttgtcgtaatcttttacggttgcggaGGAGTAGTGGctacaaggaaaacagtgtttgtgtagataactcttgcaaagaaaagtattaagttacacaggataaatttcaaaagcacaTAAACTGTtggatatcatataccaaatatctaagcgacattttgcaaaccaaatatttattacaagatCAAAATAAGgcggaagaagaaaaaaaatataagaagaaaaacgataggtctttccacagaaaagtgaaAAGACCTAATTATGATGTCtaataaataaactaaactttttactgatgattggtatcattttttttttactgaaatggTAGTTTCTTCACAGAAATTTATCATGATTTGTAATGTttggaaaattgttttttttttcgtaaaaatgttcaaaattccTTATTTGTTAGACTGTACAAAAACATTGCAGTACCATGGCTTATGAACGGTTCTTAAAAGTTATTCATGTATGCATTGACCCAGAGTTTAATTTTCGAAAATGAGGTTAAGCTAGGCACCGGTTTTATCAATAATGGCTTCTCCAGCATCATCAACAAGTAAACAAAGAGATGAATACTGTTGTGTACCATTTTGTAATGGCAATGTCAGAACTAATAAAGAGCTGAGTTTTCATCAGATACCTTCCGAAAAGAAAATGCTAACAAGAAAACAGTCGATTGTTGCAATCCGTAGAGATGAAGGTGAATTTTTCAAGGTAAATACTAGAAACACGTGCATTTGTTTACACTTTTCATAAAAGCCGATAATgttgttttatatgtaataCCTGTcccaattttcaataattagTTTCAGACAGACTATAAGATTATgttcaacaatattttttttaacaatacttttattttagccgtaaaacatatgtttaagTGTTCGATGTCAAACTGTTACCACATGTTGATAGAGATTTTTCCTTCATCACATATCTGTAGATATGTGTAATTAATTTATCCATGTTGTTTTTATCACTGTGTGTATGAgactattatataaaaataatatgcattttgaacTTCAAACACGTCTGTCTTCAGGGTCATAGAGAATGAAAATAATGTGATGTATTCGTAAACAACACCAACAATTTCATTATCaacattcttttaaaattgtaatttacttataaacacatttgtaaattgcaaatacttttatttaataataaaaagaattaacttcttattttttttataaatatgttactGGTCTACATTATAAATATGATAAGTGGAGAACAGTGTTATATAAATACAAGAACGAAACCTAttcatttgtgtttgttttcagATTGGAGGAAATACAGTGGTTTGTTCCAAACATTTCAAGAAGGAAGATTACCGCTGGACTCCTAACAGAAAATGTCTCAAACCAGAAGCTGTTCCATCTTTCTTTGATTGGAAATTAACTGAAAGCAGCAGAAATGCCCCCACATCAAGACAGTCCCTTTTCAAGAAGATGAAACTTGACGATCCTGAAGATGAAGATGAAATGGTTGTAGACGAGAGTGTCTGTGAAGTTCACAATTCACAAAGTGTTGATCatgaaaatgacatgtaatttaagttatcagaatgaattaattcaaaaacaaaatattaatgtaCACACCCAAATTTGAATTaaacttgcatgtttttttttatgtatataattattttcaaaataattaaaaagaaacataaaaatattttataaaatcaaaaggaACACAGTGTGCTTCAAAAATATTTCCCCCTTTTTAATATTAAGGATATTATACCATTacttaatacatttattttattttgacaggAGTTGTGATTCCAACATTCATGCTGGCTGTCTTGAGAAAATTGAGAACCTGGAACATGTGGTACAGCAAAAGGACTCTAAACTTAAAGACAAGACCTATGAGCTGGCACGTTTAAACCAGAAATTACAAATGGAACGGTTCGGAGTAACAAGATTTTCTTACGACCATGAAATGATAGAGTTTTTTACTGGATTTCCAACTTTtgagttatttttaattttctattctgCTATCAAGCCTACTGCAACAAGAATGAAAACTGTGTAGTATAAGTCTTCTGAGGAACCCAGCAATAGAGGACGTCCAAAGTCAATGGATCCTATTGATGAACTGTTTATGTTTTTGTGTAGGTTAAGGTTTGGTTTTTTAATTGAGGACTTGTCAGTAAGATTTAACATTCATGCATCAACAGTAAGCAAACAAATATTAACTTggacaaattatttatatttcatattggGTGGCATTAATATCTGGCCTAGTAGGGGTACAATAATAGAGTATATGCCACAGGACTTCAAACTTATGTACCCTAACACGCGTGTGATAATAGACTGTACCGGAATTTTTACAGAAAGACCTTCTTCTTTAGCATTGGCGTCAAAAACCTTTTCATCATACAAAAGTCACAACACCTGGAAAGGACTGGTCGGAATATCGCCACATGGTGCTATCACTTTCATTTCTGCATTATATTCTGGATGTATGTCTGACATAGAAATTACCAAGCATAGTGGAGTTATTGACTTATTAGAACCAGGAGACCAAATAATGGCGGATAAAgggtttattttaaataaattacttAAAGATACAAGTGTGTCAATAGCTACGCCACACTTTCTTTGCAGTGATGGACAGTTTACACCGtcacaaattgaaaacaatcaaAAAATTGCATCCTTATACATGTTGAGCGGCATATAAAGCGGGCTAAAGAATATAGACTTTTACAGTATACAGTCCCACTTTCATTAGCTGGATCTGTGAATCAGTTATGGACTGTTGCTAATCTATTGACTCTGTTCAGAAGAccataaattaaacaaaaaaactaaatcatCACTAATTAAAAGTTGACATAGTGTTTCATTTATACATGCATACAGTGACataatttagttaaaaaaataagtgttgAAAAACATATCAAGTATGTCTTATGTAGCTTCCCAAAATTCACTATCAAAATAAACTGTTTCCAAATGTGAATCATTTTCAAGCCAAACAAAAAAGTCACACCAGTCTAATCCTGTAACGACCATTTGCATTTGTATTatagttatcatttttttttttcaattttagctcCCCGTCGATTAAATGAAGACATTTGACGCTTGATAATTGGTCAGTGTTTGGACATTTTATTTCCAACAAACCATGTGGTTGATTTCTATCAGGTGCATATACTTTTCTGTCTGGGGTAGCTGCAAGCCAGTGACACCAACAATTTACAATCACACCACATGGATATAAGTTGACATTGTCATTCATCACCTTGCTACAGACTTGTGCTGCAGTAGCCTCACATTCTATACCACATTTCATAGCTGCTGTCTGAACATGTCTAGTTGACTGCAAGCGTTCAGCAAGTTTAGCCCCATCAGCTCTTCTCTTGGCTATTTCTCCTGCATGTGATGTCTAATTTTATGCCATTTAGGATCATTGGATTGAAGACGTGTTCCTTCCTCAATCTCTTTACCAGCAATGTAACCTTCAAGGAGTCATACTTTTTTAACTGATCTTTCATGAGAACAGtttc
It contains:
- the LOC134684297 gene encoding THAP domain-containing protein 1-like, with the protein product MASPASSTSKQRDEYCCVPFCNGNVRTNKELSFHQIPSEKKMLTRKQSIVAIRRDEGEFFKIGGNTVVCSKHFKKEDYRWTPNRKCLKPEAVPSFFDWKLTESSRNAPTSRQSLFKKMKLDDPEDEDEMVVDESVCEVHNSQSVDHENDMSCDSNIHAGCLEKIENLEHVVQQKDSKLKDKTYELARLNQKLQMERFGVTRFSYDHEMIEFFTGFPTFELFLIFYSAIKPTATRMKTV
- the LOC134683582 gene encoding uncharacterized protein LOC134683582; the encoded protein is MTSWLTIPLFIFALKFSVGCFQTVSLEAVTPVFLGYDVNMFCNASEFNDCCYNTRRWSRTVNKTETVLILEGVSAFPEKFTEIVHSDGFRLILRKLNKSDISFIYTCAYGFHTSNQTLKERNSIYCTNTGITEKRIYNSSISAIIGLIIIIFYCL